One window of the Opisthocomus hoazin isolate bOpiHoa1 chromosome 12, bOpiHoa1.hap1, whole genome shotgun sequence genome contains the following:
- the LOC142362817 gene encoding hydrocephalus-inducing protein homolog: protein MTNCSPLPVRYQWSFLTGSQIRFSPPAPKFFTKPQAPKEEGAQSERSASAEGSSSDGGAEEPAEALGAAGDPAREPADDSLEAQVFDILPLFGVLQPGESQRVAFIFFGHGNIVAHVTALCRVEGGPTYEVALSGEASLIHYLLDVTEIDCGLQLFNEVTEAEVTLQNSGKMGFTYMVLDTSAAAADDPLPGVPLVVPSTGYIGPGKEQVLKVCYLPGVPGVFCRTFRLQVGHLEPAEISLKGEGSFPRICLDLPRNIKGNKKYEKALREVKEKLEDNRQRAEAVVLGEAVAAEPPTDDSGTVLDTRLQMQMEQMLIEEHGLEQQKALASGHPEDTSFDQRARRRLLKLVGTPIAYLQVPRGATLSFGGAQLPTGAGFCSERGPAQAVKPCQRAQAPSLLTSSERGNSELASLF, encoded by the exons ATGACCAACTGCAGCCCGCTTCCAGTCCGGTACCAGTGGTCGTTCCTGACAGGCAGCCAGATTCG GTTCAGCCCTCCAGCACCGAAATTCTTCACCAAACCCCAAGCGCCGAAGGAGGAGGGAGCCCAGTCGGAGCGCTCGGCGTCTGCGGAGGGCAGCTCCAGCGACGGGGGTGCGGAGGAGCCAGCCGAAGCCCTGGGAGCGGCGGGGGATCCCGCCCGAGAGCCAGCAGATGACTCCTTGGAGGCACAG gttTTCGACATCCTGCCGCTGTTCGGTGTGCTGCAGCCGGGCGAGAGCCAGCGGGTCGCCTTCATCTTCTTTGGCCACGGCAACATCGTTGCCCACGTCACGGCGCTGTGCCGGGTAGAGGGAGGCCCAACCTACGAGGTCGCGCTGAGCGGGGAGGCTTCGCTCATCCACTACCTCCTAGACGTCACGGAGATCGACTGCGGGCTCCAG CTGTTTAACGAAGTCACCGAAGCAGAAGTCACCCTGCAGAACAGCGGCAAGATGGGATTCACCTACATGGTGCTCGACACCAGCGCGGCCGCTGCCGACGACCCTCTGCCCGGCGTGCCCCTGGTCGTGCCCAGCACG GGTTACATTGGACCTGGCAAGGAGCAAGTGCTGAAAGTCTGTTACCTGCCAGGAGTGCCTGGAGTCTTCTGCAGGACTTTCCGGCTCCAAGTGGGTCATCTAGAGCCAGCAGAAATCTCCCTGAAGGGAGAGGGCAGCTTTCCCAGGATCTGCTTGGACCTGCCTAGGAACATCAAAG gaaacaaaaaatatgaGAAGGCCCTCAGGGAGGTGAAGGAAAAGCTGGAAGATAACAGGCAGAGAGCTGAAGCAGTTGTTCTGGGGGAGGCTGTGGCCGCAGAGCCACCCACGGACGACTCGGGCACCGTG cTGGACACTCGGCTGCAGATGCAGATGGAGCAGATGCTGATAGAGGAACACGgcctggagcagcagaaagctctggCCTCCGGTCACCCAGAGGACACTTCCTTTGACCAGCGTGCTCGTCGGAGGCTTCTCAAGTTAGTGGGGACTCCCATAGCCTATCTCCAGGTGCCCCGAGG AGCCACCCTCAGCTTTGGAGGTGCTCAGCTCCCCACAGGTGCTGGGTTCTGTTCTGAGCGGGGTCCAGCGCAGGCCGTCAAGCCCtgccagagagcacaggcaccatCCCTGCTGACCAGCTCTGAACGAGGCAACTCAGAGCTAGCGTCTTTGTTCTAA
- the LOC142362816 gene encoding hydrocephalus-inducing protein homolog, producing MQQDPLEISRGLKLGGAGSWRGQGEAGCARGEMEKPSEGEQRQANSAGCAGNLCSTKAHTVQSPSPVSIWSANALVVIQGYARQKVPFHHAALALFRIDTKQVNTFHNPPFPFSCSSPSADTGTPSRSPRFMVGFPVYPNYSEFHSIDSMIHQGLGAYPSPSSGYYTLTAVVYRIHSGVSLFTNFTGAVTIKFPQQLSLYSLMKASSSSSDAVLTAVSVVNKTRKGPSQRGDMFPSFHAFDLATNCVLRSAVPATVFGSIPEYICHETRLPLRINVEGIGPRLRFGFEQLDIGMVLVGSANSYEAILFNKGAIDARFSLVPPATALGSCFTFLPQEGSVVPDGLHVIRISFSSTTLGPFTEEFRFSVDGSPEPATLTIRGCVIGPTCHFSVPALHFGDVSFGFPRTLSCRLTNTSLVPMTVNLRIPGDGQGEPSVTSFDQVSDKTRPSWRKGLQGHVMPTEFTVTPCKGTVRSQGSLDIEVTLCSSMVKSYELALVVDMEGVGKEVLALLLTARCVVPPLRVLNPVVTFGRCFLKFPCRRMLTLVNDSDLPGCYGLLPQVWHRILSCRQMLSRVLAKAMLEQTEGAAVRYSSPEPCGIIQPHSSVQVPVTLEAQVTGEQDTVARVAVLGSEGSPLKIHLVSTGEGPVVYVHPSKINFGSIQVLQDASRTLHLSNQSVIPASFRAEMAGKRSCWRIEPSRGVIPPESEVSVTVIANLNDTEKFKDEVTVFIENSHSYVVPVRAVGIGTTIVTDRPFAPELNLGIRFSLHPCCYRFRITNKGRRTHLLYWTTEGFAPFRQRDRLPAISNSKGKDSSQSPKPACPVFQLRPPRMELMPGKTMEMVLEGFSSTPQVVTERLLCHAVVGSEARKTQIMQVDVTCEFIDPLLQMSSREITFRVEKQPSDVLTFQYKRLSLKNVSLLPVSVVLALEQPFVICDADRQLLSADVQIRNELLKERQYHLNWGSASWLEGVRRGQQAARSGQASPALRKAEDAPPASAWHLPRSWWKVLDMDTAKLVVL from the exons ATGCAGCAAGACCCTCTGGAGATCTCAAGAGGGCTGAAGCTAG GTGGCGCGGGCAGTTGGCGCGGGCAGGGCGAAGCGGGCTGCGCGCGAGGCGAGATGGAGAAACCTTCTGAGG GCGAACagaggcaagcaaacagcgctgggtgcgccgGGAATCTCTGCTCGACCAAGGCGCACACCGTCCAGTCCCCGTCTCCTGTTTCTATCTGGTCTGCTAATGC GCTTGTGGTTATACAAGGGTATGCAAGACAGAAGGTCCCATTTCATCATGCGGCCCTGGCATTGTTCCGTATTGACACGAAGCAGGTGAACACATTCCACAATCCCCCATTTCCTTTTTCATG CTCATCACCTTCAGCAGACACTGGGACTCCTAGTCGCTCTCCCCGATTTATGG TGGGCTTCCCCGTTTATCCCAACTATTCTGAGTTTCATTCCATAG ACAGTATGATACACCAAGGTTTGGGAGCTTACCCGTCCCCTTCTAGTGGTTACTACACATTGACTGCAGTTGTTTACC GTATCCATTCAGGAGTCTCTCTGTTTACTAATTTTACAGGAGCAGTCACAATAAAATTCCCACAGCAACTTAGCTTGTACTCTTTGATGAAGGCCTCTTCAAGTTCGTCTGACG CAGTTCTCACAGCCGTTTCTGTAgttaataaaacaagaaaaggtcCTTCCCAGAGGGGAGATATGTTTCCTTCTTTCCATGCTTTT GATTTAGCTACAAATTGTGTTCTAAGGAGCGCCGTTCCAGCCACTGTATTCGGATCAATTCCAGAATACATCT GCCATGAGACCAGGCTGCCCCTGCGCATCAATGTGGAAGGCATCGGGCCTCGGCTCCGCTTCGGCTTTGAGCAGCTGGACATCGGGATGGTGTTAGTGGGATCGGCCAACAGCTACGAG GCAATCCTGTTTAACAAAGGAGCCATCGATGCTCGCTTCAGCTTGGTCCCTCCAGCGACAGCTCTGGGCTCCTGCTTCACGTTCCTCCCCCAGGAGGGCAGCGTTGTGCCAGACGGGCTCCACGTCATCCGGATCTCCTTCAGCTCCACCACCCTGGGGCCGTTCACGGAAGAATTCCGGTTCAGTGTGGATGGATCCCCTGAGCCAGCGACCTTGACCATCAG GGGCTGCGTCATCGGACCCACCTGCCACTTCAGTGTGCCTGCCCTCCACTTCGGCGACGTCTCCTTCG GCTTTCCTcgcaccttgtcctgtcgcctCACGAACACCTCCCTGGTGCCCATGACTGTCAACCTGCGCATTCCCGGGGACGGCCAGGGCGAGCCCAGCGTTACCAGTTTCGATCAGGTGTCGGACAAGACTCGCCCGTCCTGGAGAAAGGGACTTCAAGGTCACGTCATGCCAACCGAGTTCACCGTCACGCCCTGCAAAGGGACCGTCCGTTCCCAGGGAAGCCTGGATATCGAG GTCACCCTGTGTTCCAGCATGGTGAAGAGTTACGAGCTGGCGCTGGTGGTGGACATGGAGGGTGTTGGCAAGGAGGTGTtggccctgctcctcacagccag ATGCGTAGTTCCTCCGCTGCGAGTCCTCAACCCCGTTGTGACGTTTGGGCGGTGCTTTCTGAAGTTCCCGTGTCGGCGGATGCTGACCCTTGTGAACGACAGCGACCTCCCAGGCTGCTACGGGCTTCTTCCGCAGGTTTGGCATCGCATCCTCTCCTGCCGTCAGATGTTATCGAGGGTTTTGGCTAAGGCCATGCTG GAGCAGACGGAGGGTGCTGCCGTGCGGTACTCCAGCCCCGAGCCGTGTGGGATCATCCAGCCTCACAGCTCGGTGCAGGTCCCAGTGACACTGGAAGCCCAGGTGACGGGAGAGCAGGACACCGTCGCTCGTGTCGCGGTGCTGGGGAGTGAAGGGTCCCCACTG AAAATTCACTTAGTGAGCACTGGAGAAGGACCAGTTGTCTACGTCCATCCGAGTAAGATAAATTTCGGCAGCATCCAAGTTCTACAAGATGCTTCCCGAACTCTCCACCTCTCCAATCAGAGTGTCATCCCTGCATCCTTCCGGGCAGAGATG GCTGGCAAACGCTCGTGCTGGAGGATTGAACCCAGCAGAGGCGTGATCCCCCCTGAGAGTGAGGTGTCTGTGACTGTCATAGCCAACTTGAATGACACCGAGAAATTCAAGGACGAGGTGACTGTGTTCATCGAGAACAGCCATTCCTACGTGGTCCCCGTCCGGGCTGTTGGCATCGGCACCACGATTGTTACCGACAGACCCTTTGCTCCGGAGCTCAACCTGGGAATCCGCTTCAG CCTGCATCCCTGCTGTTACCGCTTCAGAATAACGAACAAAGGACGACGCACGCATCTGCTCTATTGGACAACGGAAGGTTTTGCCCCGTTTCGCCAGCGTGATCGTCTCCCTGCCATCAGTAACAGCAAGGGCAAAGATTCCTCCCAGAGCCCCAAACCCGCCTGCCCCGTGTTTCAGCTTCGGCCGCCGAGGATGGAGCTGATGCCGGGCAAGACGATGGAGATGGTGCTGGAAGGCTTCTCGAGCACTCCCCAG GTGGTGACGGAGCGGCTGCTGTGCCACGCCGTGGTGGGGAGCGAGGCGAGGAAGACACAGATAATGCAAGTGGATGTCACCTGCGAGTTCATTGATCCCCTGCTGCAAATGTCCTCCAGAGAAATCACCTTCCGGGTGGAGAAG CAACCCAGCGATGTCCTGACTTTTCAATACAAGCGTCTTTCTTTAAAAAACGTCTCCTTACTGCCAGTCAGCGTTGTCCTGGCTTTGGAGCAACCCTTTGTAATCTGTGATGCAGACCggcagctcctctctgcagatgttcag ATTCGGAACgagctgctgaaggaaaggcaATATCATCTGAATTGGGGAAGTGCATCCTGGCTGGAGGGCgtgaggagagggcagcaggcagctagGTCTGGGCAAGCCAG CCCCGCTCTCAGGAAGGCGGAGGACgctcctccagcctctgcctGGCACCTGCCCCGTTCTTGGTGGAAGGTGTTGGACATGGACACTGCTAAACTGGTGGTGTTGTAG